In Macrotis lagotis isolate mMagLag1 chromosome 8, bilby.v1.9.chrom.fasta, whole genome shotgun sequence, a single genomic region encodes these proteins:
- the LOC141494768 gene encoding olfactory receptor 2K2-like has product MNWSTVTEFTLEGFSQYPKLETILFILCVLMYLITLLGNSILITISILDLHLHTPMYFFLSNLSFMDICYTTSSVTPMVVKLITKRNIVPFTGCALQMYLSLAMGSTECLLLAMMAYDRYVAICHPLRYPIIMNKHVCLQMAAGSWITGCLTALLETSSALQLPFCGSSINHFTCEILALLKLACTSSLAMDMIMLVVSVLLLPIPMLLICISYSFILFTILRISSADGRNKAFSTCSAHLTVVILYYGTALSMYLKPSSVDSQEIDKFITLFYGVVTPMLNPIIYSLRNKEVKGAVKKLLSRNVFSHRL; this is encoded by the coding sequence ATGAACTGGAGTACAGTAACAGAATTCACTCTGGAGGGCTTCTCCCAATACCCCAAACTTGAAACCATCCTCTTTATCCTGTGTGTCTTGATGTACTTGATAACCCTACTGGGTAACAGCATACTCATTACAATCAGTATACTGGATCTTCATCTTCATACTCCCATGTACTTCTTTCTCAGCAATCTCTCTTTCATGGACATCTGTTACACAACTTCCTCTGTCACTCCAATGGTGGTAAAATtgataacaaaaagaaatattgttcCTTTCACAGGGTGTGCCCTGCAAATGTATCTTTCCCTTGCCATGGGATCCACTGAATGTTTGCTCCTTGCCATGATGGCATATGATCGATATGTGGCAATCTGCCACCCCCTTAGGTATCCTATCATCATGAATAAACATGTATGTCTGCAGATGGCAGCTGGGTCATGGATAACAGGTTGCCTTACTGCCTTGCTTGAAACAAGTTCTGCCCTACAGCTGCCTTTCTGTGGGAGCTCCATCaatcattttacatgtgaaataTTAGCTCTGTTGAAGCTAGCCTGCACAAGTTCATTGGCCATGGACATGATCATGCTGGTGGTGAGTGTGCTTCTCCTTCCAATCCCAATGCTCTTAATTTGCATCTCATACAGTTTCATTCTCTTCACTATTCTAAGAATCAGTTCAGCAGATGGAAGGAATAAAGCTTTCTCCACCTGCTCAGCTCACCTAACAGTGGTGATCTTGTACTATGGGACTGCCCTTTCTATGTACCTGAAGCCATCATCAGTGGATTCACAAGAAATTGATAAGTTCATAACTTTGTTCTATGGAGTGGTTACTCCCATGCTAAATCCCATTATCTATAGCCTGAGAAATAAAGAAGTGAAAGGGGCTGTGAAAAAGTTACTGAGCAGAAATGTCTTTTCACATAGACTCTAA